From Hymenobacter sedentarius, a single genomic window includes:
- a CDS encoding gliding motility-associated C-terminal domain-containing protein, with product MILFTLLWVRGLMRVALLVLVVLSGLSLLPQAAWASHIRAGDIQAKVDTTANPNPRRVFFKMVLYTKTASTTKQPSAIIFFGDGTSTCSPGVPRLGGERPVPGSSDTSLNIYLFEHTFPSAGSYTVSFIGENRIGGVLNMDNSINQSFYISTRITLDPALGLNHSPVLTAPAVDKGAVSQVFLHNPAAYDADGDSLSFHLRTCQKNALLSEDVIAPPCPGATGDNKPVPLTVSNYRYPNDPLVTPGTPPIQVAYNGTPPGKAGDAAIFVQDVNTGQITWNAPVQAGIYNVAMVVEEWRRTPLGRRLIGEVIRDMEITVSATNNLRPTLTIPADICVIAGQPVTGQVSAIDGEAPGSTAPTPISLFAYSGIIPPATFRQTTQGPPVAQGTFSWQTDCNNVARLPYLVVFKAQDNAGSGGSPTNPPLIDEKTWRITVIGPAPQNLKAVPDASTGINRTLLTWNTYQCANASRIYIYRRENSSSVVPGPCETGIPAAWGYTLVGSVAASATSFIDNNVSAGGVNQGLDRGKTYCYRIYAEFPLPAGGASIASAEACAGFSGRAALLKNVDVEETSTTTGRIAVRWTLPRAAAGTVQDGALSYVLSRGEGLAPTTYAPVRTFTALTDTAYIDTNLNTQDLQYTYKLDFIRTFSDGRPQVKETSGPASSVRVTALPNNPPTAFTVSWTYNVPWDNSAKPVVIYRRAGTPGSAFVQIATAPTGATGGTYVDKSTTLVKGQTYCYYVRTEGQYNPTGYLSSLLNKSQEQCSVLISPPCKPVLSLRATNCDSLAGLAEFPTLTQRYSNRLSWRLSALPAGCDATIASYRLYYRPTPTGPFTLLATTAQTSYTHADLEFSGGCYAVQAVAPGGLVSDTSNVACQDNCVFFKLPNIFTPNGDNQNAVFRPKNYSPIRRIHFQAFNRWGVKVFENTTTAADRVLINWDGGGPVSEAGRSAKVADGIYYYLAEVEFADFANTKRTYKGWVEIVR from the coding sequence ATGATACTATTTACGCTGCTTTGGGTCAGGGGTTTAATGCGGGTGGCGCTGCTGGTATTGGTGGTGCTGAGTGGGCTGAGCCTGCTGCCGCAGGCCGCTTGGGCCAGCCACATCCGGGCGGGCGACATTCAGGCCAAGGTCGATACCACGGCCAACCCCAACCCCCGGCGGGTGTTTTTCAAGATGGTGCTTTACACCAAAACGGCATCGACCACCAAGCAGCCCTCGGCCATCATCTTTTTTGGGGACGGCACCTCGACTTGCTCGCCCGGCGTACCCCGCCTGGGCGGCGAGCGGCCTGTGCCGGGAAGCTCCGATACCAGCCTCAACATTTACCTGTTTGAGCACACTTTTCCTTCGGCCGGCAGCTACACCGTCAGCTTCATCGGCGAAAACCGCATTGGCGGGGTGCTGAACATGGACAACTCCATTAACCAGTCGTTCTACATCAGCACGCGCATCACCCTGGACCCGGCTCTGGGGCTCAACCACTCGCCTGTGCTTACGGCTCCGGCCGTGGACAAAGGGGCCGTGAGCCAAGTGTTTTTGCACAACCCCGCTGCGTACGATGCCGACGGCGACTCGCTTTCTTTCCACTTGCGCACCTGTCAGAAAAATGCCTTGCTCTCAGAGGACGTGATAGCGCCGCCCTGCCCCGGCGCTACCGGCGACAACAAGCCGGTGCCGCTAACGGTCTCAAACTATCGTTACCCCAATGACCCTCTAGTGACCCCCGGCACGCCGCCGATTCAGGTTGCTTACAACGGAACCCCGCCCGGCAAGGCAGGCGACGCCGCTATCTTCGTGCAGGACGTGAACACCGGCCAAATCACGTGGAATGCGCCGGTGCAGGCGGGCATTTACAACGTGGCCATGGTGGTGGAGGAGTGGCGGCGCACACCGTTGGGCCGGCGCCTGATTGGCGAGGTGATTCGCGACATGGAAATCACCGTTTCGGCCACCAACAACCTGCGGCCGACGCTGACGATTCCAGCCGACATCTGCGTGATAGCGGGGCAGCCCGTCACGGGCCAGGTCTCGGCCATTGACGGCGAAGCGCCGGGCAGCACAGCTCCGACACCCATCAGCTTGTTTGCGTACTCGGGCATCATTCCCCCGGCTACGTTCCGGCAGACCACCCAAGGGCCGCCGGTGGCCCAGGGTACGTTCTCCTGGCAAACCGACTGCAACAACGTGGCCCGCCTGCCTTACTTGGTCGTGTTCAAGGCCCAGGACAATGCCGGCAGCGGCGGCTCGCCCACCAACCCGCCGCTGATTGACGAGAAAACCTGGCGCATCACCGTCATCGGGCCTGCTCCCCAAAACCTGAAAGCCGTACCCGATGCCAGCACCGGCATCAACCGGACTCTGCTGACCTGGAACACCTACCAATGCGCCAATGCTTCGCGCATCTACATCTACCGGCGGGAGAATTCGTCGAGCGTGGTGCCCGGCCCCTGCGAGACCGGCATTCCGGCCGCGTGGGGCTACACCCTAGTTGGTTCGGTGGCCGCTTCTGCAACTTCCTTCATCGACAATAACGTATCGGCGGGCGGGGTAAACCAAGGGCTGGACCGCGGCAAAACCTACTGCTACCGCATCTACGCCGAGTTTCCGCTGCCTGCGGGCGGCGCCAGCATTGCCTCGGCGGAGGCCTGCGCGGGCTTTAGTGGCCGCGCGGCGCTGCTGAAAAACGTTGACGTGGAAGAAACCAGCACTACCACCGGGCGCATCGCCGTGCGCTGGACGCTGCCGCGCGCCGCCGCGGGTACCGTCCAGGATGGCGCGCTCTCTTATGTATTGTCGCGCGGCGAAGGGCTGGCGCCGACTACCTATGCGCCGGTACGCACCTTCACGGCCCTCACCGACACGGCTTACATCGACACCAACCTGAACACCCAGGACCTGCAGTACACCTACAAGCTGGACTTCATCCGCACGTTCAGCGACGGCCGCCCACAGGTAAAGGAAACGTCGGGCCCAGCCAGCAGTGTGCGCGTCACGGCCTTGCCCAACAACCCGCCCACAGCCTTTACGGTGAGCTGGACCTACAATGTGCCCTGGGATAATTCGGCCAAGCCGGTCGTTATCTACCGCCGGGCCGGTACGCCGGGCAGCGCTTTTGTGCAGATTGCCACGGCCCCCACGGGTGCCACGGGCGGCACTTACGTGGATAAGAGCACGACCCTGGTGAAAGGGCAGACCTATTGCTACTACGTGCGCACGGAGGGCCAGTATAATCCTACGGGCTACCTCAGCTCCTTGCTGAACAAGAGCCAGGAACAGTGTTCCGTGCTAATCTCGCCGCCGTGCAAGCCGGTGCTTTCGCTGCGGGCAACGAACTGCGACAGCCTGGCCGGATTGGCCGAGTTCCCGACCCTGACCCAGCGCTACAGTAACCGCCTGAGCTGGCGCCTGAGCGCCTTGCCGGCCGGCTGCGACGCCACCATCGCTTCGTATCGCCTCTACTACCGCCCCACGCCCACGGGCCCGTTCACGCTGCTGGCCACCACCGCGCAGACTTCGTACACGCACGCCGACCTGGAGTTTTCCGGCGGCTGCTACGCCGTGCAGGCCGTGGCCCCGGGCGGGCTGGTGAGCGACACGAGCAACGTGGCCTGCCAGGACAATTGTGTCTTCTTCAAGCTGCCCAACATCTTCACCCCCAACGGCGACAACCAGAACGCCGTGTTCCGGCCCAAGAACTACAGCCCCATCCGGCGCATCCACTTCCAGGCCTTCAACCGCTGGGGCGTCAAGGTCTTCGAGAACACGACCACGGCCGCCGACCGCGTGCTCATCAACTGGGACGGCGGCGGGCCCGTGAGCGAAGCGGGCCGTAGCGCCAAGGTGGCCGATGGCATTTATTACTACCTGGCGGAGGTAGAGTTTGCCGACTTTGCCAATACCAAACGAACCTACAAGGGCTGGGTCGAGATAGTGCGCTAA
- a CDS encoding type IX secretion system membrane protein PorP/SprF, which yields MKRVLPLLLLPLLFLASAPAQAQQQAQYSQYMNNNYILNPGTTGVEDYIDVKFSYRTQWTGLEGAPKTYYASASSSLGKWRSTPKRTIHDRRRPFHAIGGLVYNDVTGPTSRTGAYLSYAYNIVLMPDLRLALGMSAGMQQFAVDGQQLHFFDPTTRAASAASRVLDGSIGAWLYSSRFYVGVSGAQLLGNRLNFAYGPGSLEAGTGNTLKRHYFATAGVRVPINDDWSLVPSVLVKAVKPAPLSVDINAKLKYQDLLWFGASWRAFDSAVAMVGLSYEQYTLGYSYDAGLSELAGYHGGSHEVLVGLRIKKKAQIVCTNRFW from the coding sequence ATGAAAAGAGTCCTACCGCTATTGCTGCTCCCGCTCCTGTTCCTGGCCAGCGCGCCGGCCCAGGCCCAGCAGCAGGCGCAGTACAGCCAGTACATGAATAATAATTACATCCTCAACCCGGGCACCACGGGGGTGGAGGATTATATCGACGTCAAGTTCAGCTACCGCACTCAGTGGACGGGCCTGGAAGGGGCGCCGAAAACCTACTACGCCAGCGCCAGCTCCTCGCTGGGCAAATGGCGCAGCACCCCCAAGCGCACCATCCACGACCGGCGCCGGCCGTTTCACGCAATCGGCGGCCTCGTGTACAACGATGTGACCGGCCCCACGAGCCGGACGGGCGCCTACCTTTCCTACGCCTATAACATAGTCTTGATGCCCGACCTCCGGCTGGCGCTGGGCATGTCGGCCGGCATGCAGCAGTTTGCCGTGGATGGACAGCAGCTGCACTTCTTCGACCCCACAACCCGGGCCGCCAGCGCCGCGTCGCGGGTGCTGGATGGGTCGATTGGTGCGTGGCTGTACAGCTCCCGGTTTTACGTGGGCGTATCGGGTGCGCAGCTGCTCGGCAATCGGCTCAACTTCGCATACGGGCCCGGCTCGCTGGAGGCCGGCACGGGCAACACGCTGAAGCGGCACTACTTCGCCACGGCCGGGGTGCGCGTGCCAATCAACGACGACTGGTCGCTGGTGCCGTCGGTGCTAGTCAAGGCCGTGAAACCGGCGCCGCTCTCGGTCGATATCAACGCCAAGCTCAAGTACCAGGACCTGCTGTGGTTCGGCGCGTCTTGGCGGGCCTTCGATTCGGCCGTGGCGATGGTGGGCCTCAGCTACGAGCAGTACACGCTGGGCTATTCCTACGATGCGGGCCTCTCCGAACTAGCCGGTTACCACGGCGGCAGCCACGAGGTACTGGTGGGGCTGCGCATCAAGAAAAAAGCCCAGATAGTGTGCACCAACCGGTTCTGGTAG
- the fabD gene encoding ACP S-malonyltransferase: protein MKTAVIFPGQGSQFPGMARELFDQNLDARALLTQANDILGFSLTDIMFTGSDEDLRRTDVTQLAIFVHSVAQFVARPELQPAMTAGHSLGEFSALVAAGVLRFEDALRLVARRAQAMQAACEEQPGTMAAILGLDDSTVERICQEITTAGHVVVAANYNCPGQLVISGSAEGVARACEALKAAGAKRALPLPVGGAFHSPLMQSAAAALAEAIEKTTFGEARCPVYQNVDALPHSSPAEIKANLLRQLTAPVRWTQAVQQMAADGATEFVECGPGKVLQGLVKKIVPTAAIG from the coding sequence ATTAAAACCGCCGTCATTTTTCCCGGCCAGGGCAGCCAGTTTCCGGGCATGGCCCGCGAGCTGTTCGACCAGAACCTGGACGCCCGCGCCCTGCTCACCCAAGCCAACGACATCCTGGGCTTTAGCCTGACCGACATCATGTTCACGGGCTCGGACGAGGACCTGCGCCGCACCGACGTGACCCAGCTGGCCATTTTCGTGCATTCGGTAGCTCAATTTGTGGCCCGCCCCGAGCTGCAGCCCGCCATGACGGCCGGCCACTCCCTAGGCGAGTTTTCGGCCTTGGTAGCCGCCGGCGTGCTCCGCTTCGAAGACGCCCTGCGGCTGGTGGCGCGCCGCGCCCAGGCCATGCAGGCTGCCTGCGAGGAGCAGCCGGGCACCATGGCCGCCATCCTGGGGCTCGACGACAGCACCGTGGAGCGCATTTGCCAGGAAATCACCACTGCCGGCCACGTGGTGGTGGCCGCCAACTACAATTGCCCCGGCCAGCTCGTCATCTCCGGCTCGGCCGAGGGCGTGGCCCGGGCTTGTGAAGCCTTGAAAGCCGCCGGCGCCAAGCGGGCCCTGCCGCTGCCCGTGGGCGGCGCCTTCCACTCGCCCCTGATGCAAAGCGCCGCCGCCGCCTTGGCCGAAGCCATCGAGAAAACCACCTTCGGCGAGGCCCGCTGCCCCGTGTACCAGAACGTGGATGCGCTGCCCCACTCGTCGCCGGCCGAAATCAAGGCCAACCTGCTGCGCCAACTCACCGCGCCCGTGCGCTGGACTCAGGCCGTGCAGCAAATGGCCGCCGACGGTGCCACCGAATTTGTGGAGTGCGGCCCCGGCAAGGTGCTGCAAGGGCTGGTGAAGAAAATTGTGCCCACCGCTGCCATCGGGTAG
- a CDS encoding gliding motility-associated C-terminal domain-containing protein — protein sequence MPAELLHLAHPSTSASSLHASEPGQPAGLVRRSPAGRVRPALGWLLTLLLLLLSGAATSALAQGMPPPECAADEKFANTWYFGFKAGLDFNQASADSLPKVLTNGAMDAPAGSGVMSDKDGKILFYSNGETVWNGDGTVMTNGTGLAGNRFTTDGPLPIRKPGITQPGQPTRYLLFTLKDTVGLSYSEIDIPAGGGPGTVIAATKNTPLARGTAEKITGVFHKNGCDIWVITHGWGDAKAGNNNRGDAFLAYRVTVAGVQPVPIISPIGSLHAPRIAPLGYKGQMKVTPDGQRLALARYSEAVGDSSSTVELFGFDTGTGQVSANPQVPFIVDKGEGKYYGVGFSPGRYLYATVRNPPKLLQFDISGNGPVTRKDIPLKQKTPADLGSLQAAPDGKIYVARDNQPALGVIPYPDSLGAKVRYADDSLRLGGRLSGLGLVNFNQSSLLRVGPSAQITGCRQIAFKAPPIDFDKKVYAWTFGDGATSADENPVHIYATPGNYTVTLRITTECFCRESSGIIQVPDLPKPGSIAAPQTLCAGKAPALLTSATNASGDAGLPLVYQWESSTDNATFTPIGGATGPTYQPAATLPAGTTYFRRSVQLLLPDRSGPYCTSTQTASVAITVLPALTAGTIAADQTVCAGTAPAPLTSTAPATGGTGTFAYQWEASNDNITWTAISGANNDAFTPGPLTVTTLFRRQVRSGACTTPPSNVVTLTVVPALTAGSIGTNQTVCASGTAASLTSETPATGGAGTIAYQWESSADNVTWAPIAGATGPTYAPGQLNSTTYFRRRSSSGSGCAPVLSNVVAITVLPTLTAGTIGADQTLCPGTPPTPLTSTAGASGGSGSFSYQWESSPNNSSWTPIAGATSSTFAPGPLAATTYFRRSVTSGVCGPEYTPSVTLTVLPVLTAGSIAADQTICAGAPPAPLTSATAPGGGTGTFVYQWESSPDNTTFTAIGGATSADYAPGPLTATTYFRRRVTSGTCGPEFSASVKITVLPAVTAGSVAADQTVCPGVAPAPLSSTALASGGTGAFAYQWESSPDNTNWSAIGGATSPTFAPGPLTATTYFRRRVTSGTCGPLSSNVVAITVLPALTAGTIAADQAICIGATPAPLSSTAAAGGGTGSFSYQWESSPNNSSWTAIPGATGSTFAPGPLTATTYYRRRVTSGTCGPEYSPSVAITVLPALTAGSIATNQDICAGATPAPLTSTAGPGGGTGTFVYQWEASADSTNWSAISGATSPTFAPGPLSATTYFRRRVTSGTGTCSTQVSNAVAVRVQPIVTTGVTLAAPPVQCAGTALTFTAVPTNAGTAPTFRWLVNNVAVASGPTFTSSTLVTGDVVRVELTPTAGLCSTGPAAASVTVTRTPTPLPTLAIAVQPGGPVCPGEPLTFSITSITEAGPAPTYQWQVNGNDVAGATNSVFTSTTLRDGQTVTLRLRTANLCGQPVTAVSNSVAARILPPVDVDAGPDKEILAGTSVVLDGSADGNYPVTWTPTVGLSFPGNDRLHPIASPTVTTTYTITGGTGGCADSDQVTVTVRPPIRIPNAFTPNGDGRDDTWQIEFIEQFPDNTVSVFNRWGNRIFSANNYSRANEWRGDINGQPAPVGTYYYVVVTKGPLGRSYSGSITILY from the coding sequence ATGCCCGCAGAGCTGTTGCATCTTGCCCACCCGAGTACCAGCGCTTCTTCCCTGCATGCATCTGAGCCCGGCCAGCCGGCTGGCCTGGTTCGCCGGAGCCCGGCCGGGCGGGTGCGGCCGGCGTTGGGCTGGCTGCTTACGCTGCTACTCCTGCTGCTGAGCGGCGCGGCCACTTCGGCGCTGGCGCAAGGCATGCCGCCCCCGGAGTGCGCAGCCGATGAGAAGTTTGCCAACACCTGGTACTTCGGCTTTAAGGCGGGGCTGGACTTCAACCAGGCCTCGGCCGACTCCCTGCCGAAGGTGCTTACCAACGGGGCGATGGATGCCCCCGCCGGCTCGGGGGTGATGTCGGACAAGGACGGCAAAATTCTCTTTTACAGCAACGGCGAAACCGTGTGGAACGGCGACGGCACCGTGATGACCAACGGCACGGGGCTGGCAGGCAACCGCTTCACCACCGACGGCCCCCTGCCCATCCGAAAGCCGGGCATCACGCAGCCGGGCCAACCGACGCGCTACCTGCTCTTCACCCTGAAAGATACCGTGGGCCTGAGCTACTCGGAAATCGATATTCCCGCCGGTGGTGGACCGGGTACCGTCATCGCCGCTACCAAAAACACGCCCCTGGCCCGCGGCACGGCGGAGAAGATAACGGGCGTATTTCATAAAAACGGCTGCGATATCTGGGTTATCACGCACGGCTGGGGCGATGCCAAGGCCGGCAATAACAACCGGGGCGACGCCTTTCTGGCCTACCGCGTAACCGTGGCGGGTGTACAGCCTGTTCCCATTATTTCGCCCATCGGCAGCCTGCACGCGCCAAGGATAGCGCCCCTGGGCTACAAAGGCCAGATGAAAGTAACCCCCGATGGCCAGCGGCTAGCCCTGGCCCGCTACAGCGAAGCGGTAGGCGACAGCAGCAGCACCGTCGAGCTGTTTGGGTTTGATACCGGCACGGGCCAGGTGAGCGCCAACCCACAGGTCCCATTCATCGTGGACAAGGGCGAAGGGAAATACTATGGGGTGGGGTTTTCGCCCGGCCGCTATCTCTATGCCACGGTGCGCAACCCGCCCAAGCTGCTGCAATTTGATATCAGCGGCAATGGGCCGGTTACCAGAAAGGATATTCCGCTCAAGCAGAAGACCCCGGCCGACCTGGGCTCGCTGCAGGCCGCGCCCGATGGCAAGATTTACGTGGCCCGCGACAACCAGCCCGCGCTGGGCGTAATCCCCTACCCCGACTCGCTGGGGGCCAAGGTTCGCTACGCCGATGACAGCCTGCGGTTGGGCGGCCGCCTGAGTGGCCTGGGCCTGGTCAACTTCAATCAAAGCTCCCTGCTGCGTGTGGGGCCGAGTGCGCAGATAACGGGTTGCCGGCAAATCGCATTCAAGGCCCCGCCCATTGACTTTGATAAGAAGGTCTATGCCTGGACGTTTGGCGACGGTGCCACCTCCGCCGATGAGAATCCCGTTCATATTTACGCTACGCCCGGCAACTACACTGTCACGCTACGCATCACGACCGAGTGCTTTTGCCGCGAAAGCTCGGGCATTATCCAAGTGCCGGACTTGCCCAAGCCGGGTAGCATTGCGGCTCCCCAAACGCTGTGCGCTGGAAAAGCGCCGGCCCTGCTTACCAGTGCTACCAATGCTTCGGGCGATGCCGGCCTCCCGCTCGTCTACCAGTGGGAATCATCAACGGATAACGCCACCTTCACCCCTATCGGTGGGGCTACCGGGCCAACTTACCAGCCAGCGGCAACGCTGCCGGCCGGCACTACTTATTTCCGGCGGAGCGTGCAACTGCTTCTGCCTGACCGTTCCGGGCCTTACTGTACCTCTACCCAAACTGCTTCGGTAGCCATCACGGTCTTACCCGCTCTGACGGCCGGCACCATCGCCGCCGACCAAACCGTGTGCGCCGGCACCGCGCCCGCCCCGCTCACCAGCACCGCGCCGGCCACGGGCGGCACCGGCACGTTTGCCTATCAGTGGGAAGCTTCAAATGATAACATCACCTGGACGGCCATTTCCGGCGCTAACAACGACGCCTTCACGCCCGGCCCGCTCACGGTTACCACCTTGTTTCGGCGCCAGGTGCGCTCCGGCGCCTGCACCACCCCACCCTCCAATGTAGTGACGCTTACCGTGGTGCCGGCCCTGACGGCCGGTAGCATTGGGACCAACCAAACCGTCTGCGCCAGCGGTACCGCCGCTTCCCTCACCAGTGAAACCCCAGCCACCGGCGGCGCGGGCACCATCGCCTACCAGTGGGAGTCATCGGCAGATAACGTGACCTGGGCGCCCATCGCCGGGGCCACCGGCCCAACCTACGCACCGGGCCAGCTGAATTCGACCACCTACTTCCGGCGCCGTTCGAGCTCGGGCAGCGGCTGCGCACCGGTCTTGTCCAATGTCGTCGCCATCACCGTCCTCCCAACCCTAACGGCCGGCACCATCGGCGCCGACCAGACACTGTGCCCTGGCACTCCCCCGACGCCGTTGACGAGCACGGCAGGAGCCAGCGGTGGCAGTGGCAGCTTCAGCTACCAGTGGGAATCTTCACCGAATAATTCGAGCTGGACGCCCATTGCTGGCGCGACCAGCTCAACTTTTGCGCCTGGTCCGCTCGCGGCTACCACTTACTTCCGGCGCAGCGTGACGTCGGGGGTTTGCGGGCCCGAGTACACACCATCCGTGACCCTGACGGTGCTGCCGGTGCTGACCGCGGGCAGCATTGCGGCCGACCAAACCATCTGTGCGGGGGCCCCACCGGCGCCGCTCACCAGCGCCACGGCGCCCGGCGGCGGTACGGGCACGTTTGTGTATCAGTGGGAATCTTCGCCCGATAACACCACTTTCACGGCCATCGGGGGGGCCACTAGCGCCGACTATGCGCCCGGCCCGCTTACGGCCACAACTTACTTCCGCCGTCGGGTGACGTCGGGGACTTGCGGGCCCGAATTCTCGGCTTCGGTTAAGATAACCGTATTGCCAGCGGTAACGGCCGGTAGCGTTGCCGCTGACCAAACCGTGTGCCCCGGGGTTGCTCCGGCGCCGCTAAGCAGTACGGCCCTGGCGAGCGGCGGCACGGGCGCTTTTGCCTACCAGTGGGAATCCTCCCCAGATAACACAAACTGGTCGGCCATAGGCGGCGCTACCAGCCCAACTTTTGCGCCGGGGCCACTCACAGCCACCACCTACTTCCGGCGGCGAGTCACGTCCGGAACCTGCGGGCCTTTATCGTCCAATGTCGTCGCCATTACCGTGCTCCCGGCCCTTACGGCCGGCACCATCGCCGCCGACCAGGCTATTTGCATTGGCGCCACTCCGGCCCCGCTCAGCAGCACGGCCGCGGCCGGTGGCGGCACCGGCAGCTTCAGCTACCAGTGGGAATCTTCGCCGAACAACAGTTCCTGGACCGCCATTCCGGGCGCTACTGGCTCAACTTTCGCGCCCGGCCCGCTCACGGCTACTACGTATTATCGGCGCCGCGTAACGTCAGGGACTTGCGGACCGGAGTATTCGCCTTCCGTGGCCATAACGGTATTGCCGGCGCTGACCGCCGGTAGCATTGCGACCAACCAAGACATCTGTGCTGGGGCTACGCCGGCGCCGCTCACCAGCACGGCTGGGCCTGGCGGCGGTACCGGCACGTTTGTGTATCAGTGGGAGGCATCGGCAGATAGCACAAACTGGAGCGCAATAAGCGGCGCGACCAGCCCAACTTTTGCGCCGGGCCCGCTCTCGGCTACTACCTATTTCCGGCGCCGGGTGACGTCGGGCACCGGCACCTGCTCCACGCAGGTTTCCAACGCGGTGGCGGTGCGGGTGCAGCCCATCGTGACAACCGGCGTGACCCTGGCGGCCCCGCCCGTGCAGTGCGCCGGCACGGCCCTGACCTTTACGGCCGTGCCTACCAACGCGGGCACGGCGCCCACGTTCCGCTGGCTTGTTAACAACGTGGCCGTAGCGAGCGGGCCCACATTCACCAGCAGCACGCTGGTCACCGGCGACGTGGTTCGCGTGGAGCTGACGCCCACGGCGGGGCTGTGCAGCACCGGCCCGGCGGCGGCCTCCGTGACGGTGACGCGTACGCCCACGCCGCTGCCCACGCTCGCCATTGCCGTGCAGCCGGGCGGGCCGGTTTGCCCGGGCGAGCCGCTGACGTTCAGCATCACAAGTATAACCGAAGCCGGCCCGGCTCCTACTTATCAGTGGCAGGTGAATGGCAACGACGTGGCGGGAGCCACAAACTCGGTATTTACCAGCACAACCCTGCGCGACGGCCAGACCGTGACGCTGCGCCTGCGCACGGCCAATTTGTGCGGGCAGCCCGTCACAGCCGTTTCCAATAGCGTAGCGGCGCGCATTCTTCCGCCGGTTGACGTGGATGCCGGCCCCGATAAGGAGATTCTGGCCGGCACTTCCGTGGTGCTAGATGGCAGCGCCGATGGCAACTACCCCGTGACGTGGACACCGACGGTGGGGCTGAGTTTTCCGGGCAATGACCGGCTGCATCCCATTGCCTCGCCCACCGTGACCACGACCTACACCATCACGGGCGGTACCGGCGGCTGCGCCGACTCCGACCAGGTGACCGTGACTGTGCGCCCGCCCATCCGTATTCCCAATGCCTTCACACCCAACGGCGATGGCCGCGACGACACCTGGCAGATTGAGTTCATCGAGCAATTCCCCGACAATACGGTGAGCGTGTTCAACCGCTGGGGCAACCGGATTTTCTCGGCCAATAATTACAGCCGGGCCAATGAGTGGCGCGGCGACATCAATGGGCAGCCCGCGCCGGTGGGCACCTACTACTACGTCGTCGTCACGAAGGGCCCGCTGGGCAGGTCCTACAGCGGGTCGATTACGATTTTGTATTAA
- the folK gene encoding 2-amino-4-hydroxy-6-hydroxymethyldihydropteridine diphosphokinase → MSTTATAYLLLGSNLGDRAALLQEAREQLAATAGNILAASALYETAAWGLEDQPAFLNQALAIQTALPAGQLLAQCLAAERQAGRERRERWGSRTLDVDILLYGPEIIAQPGLAVPHPRLAERRFALVPLAEIAAQLLHPELGLSIAQLLDQCPDPLPVRPWPGNL, encoded by the coding sequence GTGAGCACCACGGCCACCGCTTATCTACTTTTGGGCAGCAACCTGGGCGACCGCGCGGCCCTGCTGCAGGAGGCCCGGGAGCAACTGGCCGCCACGGCGGGCAACATCCTGGCCGCATCGGCGCTCTACGAAACCGCGGCCTGGGGCCTCGAAGACCAGCCGGCCTTTCTCAACCAGGCGCTGGCCATCCAGACGGCGCTGCCGGCCGGGCAGCTCCTGGCCCAATGCCTGGCCGCCGAGCGCCAAGCTGGCCGCGAGCGGCGCGAGCGCTGGGGCAGCCGCACCCTCGACGTGGACATCCTGCTCTACGGCCCCGAAATAATAGCCCAACCCGGCTTGGCGGTGCCGCACCCCCGGCTGGCCGAGCGGCGCTTTGCGCTGGTGCCGCTGGCGGAAATAGCGGCTCAACTGCTGCATCCTGAGCTGGGGTTGAGCATAGCCCAACTGCTGGACCAGTGCCCCGACCCGCTGCCGGTGCGGCCGTGGCCGGGCAATTTGTAG